A window from Irregularibacter muris encodes these proteins:
- a CDS encoding ABC transporter permease yields MKSENEKTFSNEHEQFIKNVRKRKIIVWCTQLIVLILFFAFWEIAANLKWIDSFLTSQPSRVWNTFLKLHGDGSLYQHIGITVGETVAGFVSGTILGTLIAIVLWWSDFISEVLDPYLVILNSLPKVALGPIFIVWAGAGVTAILTMALSISIFTTIIGVYSGLREVDKEKITLLETFGANKRQILQKVVLPASFPTIMNALKINVGLSWVGVIMGEFLVSKAGLGYLIVYGSQVFQLDLVMTSVIILAVAAAIMYLGVAYIEKVVLKHRS; encoded by the coding sequence ATGAAAAGTGAAAATGAAAAAACCTTTTCCAATGAACATGAGCAGTTTATAAAAAACGTTAGAAAAAGAAAAATCATTGTATGGTGTACACAATTGATTGTGCTGATTTTATTCTTTGCTTTTTGGGAAATAGCTGCCAATCTGAAATGGATAGACTCTTTTCTTACTAGCCAACCTAGCAGAGTATGGAATACATTTTTAAAATTACATGGTGATGGTTCCCTCTATCAGCATATTGGAATAACTGTTGGCGAAACTGTAGCAGGTTTTGTATCAGGAACTATTTTAGGTACACTGATTGCCATTGTGCTTTGGTGGTCAGATTTCATATCCGAAGTGCTAGACCCCTATTTGGTCATATTAAATAGTCTGCCTAAAGTAGCTCTGGGCCCAATCTTTATTGTTTGGGCAGGAGCAGGAGTAACAGCTATTCTGACCATGGCTTTATCTATTTCTATTTTCACTACTATTATTGGTGTATATAGTGGTTTAAGGGAAGTAGATAAGGAAAAAATCACTCTTTTAGAAACCTTCGGGGCCAATAAAAGACAGATTTTGCAAAAAGTTGTTTTACCAGCAAGCTTTCCTACTATTATGAATGCCCTTAAAATAAATGTAGGCCTATCCTGGGTAGGTGTAATCATGGGAGAGTTTTTAGTATCCAAAGCAGGTCTTGGTTACCTTATTGTCTACGGTAGTCAAGTTTTCCAGTTGGATTTGGTAATGACAAGTGTTATTATATTAGCCGTTGCCGCTGCAATTATGTATTTAGGTGTGGCTTATATCGAAAAAGTAGTCTTAAAGCATAGATCCTAA